A genomic window from Cricetulus griseus strain 17A/GY chromosome 4, alternate assembly CriGri-PICRH-1.0, whole genome shotgun sequence includes:
- the Lrwd1 gene encoding leucine-rich repeat and WD repeat-containing protein 1 isoform X2, with protein sequence MAPLTRRLLFQRGRPKTNNLGKIRSLDLSGLELRSEHLDPNLLGRLKQLKELDLSNNLLETLPANLGLSRLLILRCTNNQLGDVTALHQFPDLEELSLEGNPFLTVNDNLKVCFLLPKLRKVNGKEAASACSQVENLDRELTYRVTAHWEKFMATVNPEEEADKFQTDFVTSAIRDVHYGPESLSEFTQWRVQMIAEKLVASGGAQVQEADIRKEPPQAAAASKPRCRAVASKRPDNVPLDLPSIKRVCSSPAAKTEDKPVDSDGGQAALHLEPLHFLQCHSRNNSPKDLETQLWACAFEPAREEGHSGATSQTVATCGGEAVCVIDCQTGIVLHKYKVPGEEFFSVAWTALTVVTQAGHKKRWNMLAAAGLRGMIRLLHVRAGFCCSVIRAHKKAIATLCFSPTHETHLFTASYDKRIILWDIGVPNHEYQFQASQLLMLNCSSVPLRLCPVAPCPDDFLIAGCEGGCCCWDVRLDQPKKQRVCEVELIFSEDSKMSGQRVDGLAFVSDDVVASKGSGQGVIYLWSWSQTWAGRDSRSVLPVVILARLQWSPTNLAYFSLSTCPDKNLVLCGDEEGSVWIYDVGHLLKQPPPLAATPQAPTQILKWPQPVAQGQPVTKTMVNTVVANAAFTYLTALTDSNIVSIWRSC encoded by the exons ATGGCTCCCCTCACGCGGCGGCTGCTCTTTCAACGCGGGCGACCCAAGACCAACAACCTGGGAAAGATCCGGAGTCTGGA TCTCTCGGGGCTGGAGCTGCGGTCAGAGCACTTGGACCCCAATCTCCTGGGGCGCCTGAAGCAGCTGAAGGAACTTGACCTGTCTAACAACCTGCTGGAGACGCTGCCTGCCAACCTGGGCCTGTCCCGTCTGCTCATCCTTCGCTGCACCAACAACCAGCTGGGGGATGTTACTGCTTTGCACCAATTTCCGGACCTGGAGGAGCTCAGCCTTGAAGGCAACCCCTTCCTGACG GTCAATGACAACCTGAAAGTCTGCTTTCTCCTGCCCAAGCTACGTAAGGTCAACGGGAAGGAAGCAGCCTCTGCCTGCTCACAGGTGGAGAACCTGGATCGGGAGCTGACCTACAGG GTCACAGCTCACTGGGAGAAGTTCATGGCCACCGTGAACCCTGAAGAGGAAGCTGACAAATTCCAGACTGACTTCGTGACATCTGCCATCAGGGACGTGCATTATGGCCCTGAGTCTCTCAGCGAGTTCACCCAGTGGCGG GTGCAGATGATCGCTGAGAAACTGGTGGCCTCAGGTGGGGCCCAGGTGCAGGAAGCTGACATACGAAAGGAGCCGCCACAGGCTGCAGCTGCCTCCAAGCCCAGG TGCAGAGCGGTGGCCTCCAAGCGGCCAGATAATGTCCCACTCGACCTCCCTTCCATCAAGCGAGTGTGTTCCTCCCCAGCAGCCAAGACAGAGGACAAACCTGTGGACTCTGATGGAGGGCAG GCTGCCCTACACCTGGAACCCCTGCACTTCCTGCAGTGCCATAGCAGAAACAACAGCCCTAAGGACCTGGAGACCCAGCTGTGGGCCTGTGCCTTTGAGCCTGCCAGGGAGGAGG GACACTCGGGGGCCACATCACAGACTGTGGCCACATGTGGTGGAGAGGCTGTTTGCGTGATAGACTGCCAGACAGGCATCGTTCTCCATAAATACAAGGTACCAGGCGAG GAGTTCTTCTCGGTGGCCTGGACAGCCCTGACGGTGGTCACCCAGGCAGGACACAAGAAGCGCTGGAACATGCTGGCAGCTGCAGGCCTCCGGGGCATGATCCGGCTGCTCCATGTGCGTGCAGGCTTTTGCTGCAGCGTCATCCGAGCCCATAAGAAGGCCATTGCCACCCTCTGCTTCAGCCCCACCCACGAGACCCACCTCTTCA ctgCCTCTTACGACAAACGGATCATCCTCTGGGACATTGGGGTGCCCAACCATGAATACCAGTTCCAGGCTAG CCAGCTACTCATGCTCAACTGCAGCTCTGTCCCCTTGCGCCTCTGCCCTGTTGCCCCCTGTCCGGATGACTTCCTGATAGCTGGCTGTGAgggaggctgctgctgctgggatgTGCGGCTAGACCAGCCCAAAAAGCAAAG GGTGTGTGAAGTGGAATTAATCTTCTCTGAAGACTCCAAGATGTCAGGGCAGAGAGTGGACGGGCTGGCATTTGTGAGTGACGATGTTGTGG CCTCTAAAGGGAGTGGACAGGGCGTTATCTACCTGTGGAGCTGGAGCCAGACGTGGGCAGGCCGGGACAGCCGGTCTGTGTTGCCTGTGGTCATCCTGGCCCGGCTGCAGTGGTCACCCACCAATTTGGCTTACTTCTCACTCAGCACCTGTCCTG ACAAGAACCTTGTGCTGTGTGGTGATGAGGAGGGCAGCGTATGGATCTATGATGTTGGACACCTGCTAAAGCAGCCGCCTCCACTGGCAGCAACTCCGCAGGCCCCAACTCAG ATCCTGAAATGGCCTCAGCCAGTAGCACAGGGCCAACCAGTGACCAAGACCATGGTAAACACGGTTGTGGCCAATGCAGCTTTTACGTACCTCACTGCTCTGACTGACTCCAACATCGTGTCCATCTGGAGGAGTTGCTAG